gtgtgttgggtcttcgtttctgtgcgagggctttctctagttgcggcgagtgggggNNNNNNNNNNNNNNNNNNNNNNNNNNNNggcacaaacccgtgtcccctgcattggcaggcagactctcaaccactgcgccaccagggaagccctatttcttcttgattacgttttttttcttctttttgcggtacgcgggcctcttactattgtggcctctcccgttgtggagcacaggctctgaatgcgcaggcccagtggccatggctcacgggcccagccactccacggcatgtgggatcttcccggaccggagaacgaacccgtgtcccctgcatcagcaggcggactctcaaccactgcgccaccagggaagccccttgattaAGTTTTGATGGGCTGTATgattctagaaacttgtccatcttctgtgttgtccaatttgttggcatgtaattgttcatagtattctcttatggtttttttgtatttcttatcagttgttttttcctcctcttttgtttttttaattttgcttatttgggtcctctctcttttcttcttggtgagcctggccagaagtttgttgatttttgtttaccctttcaaaaaaccacctcttggttttattggtttctctattttatttgtttcctctctgatctttattatttccttcctctgcagactttaggttttgtttgttcttttttttttttttttttttttgtggtatgcgggcctccctctgctgtggcctcgcccgttgcggagcacaggctccggacgcgcaggctcagcggccatggctcaNNNNNNNNNNNNNNNNNNNNNNNNNNNNNNNNNNNNNNNNNNNNNNNNNNNNNNNNNNNNNNNNNNNNNNNNNNNNNNNNNNNNNNNNNNNNNNNNNNNNNNNNNNNNNNNNNNNNNNNNNNNNNNNNNNNNNNNNNNNNNNNNNNNNNNNNNNNNNNNNNNNNNNNNNNNNNNNNNNNNNNNNNNNNNNNNNNNNNNNNNNNNNNNNNNNNNNNNNNNNNNNNNNNNNNNNNNNNNNNNNNNNNNNNNNNNNNNNNNNNNNNNNNNNNNNNNNNNNNNNNNNNNNNNNNNNNNNNNNNNNNNNNNNNNNNNNNNNNNNNNNNNNNNNNNNNNNNNNNNNNNNNNNNNNNNNNNNNNNNNNNNNNNNNNNNNNNNNNNNNNNNNNNNNNNNNNNNNNNNNNNNNNNNNNNNNNNNNNNNNNNNNNNNNNNNNNNNNNNNNNNNNNNNNNNNNNNNNNNNNNNNNNNNNNNNNNNNNNNNNNNNNNNNNNcgaacccagttcccctgcatcggcaggcggacgcgcaaccgctgcgccaccagggaagccctgtttgttctttttctagttcttttagttgtaggttaggttgtttatttgagatttttctttttttttttttttttttcaaatgagttgGTTTAATTCCAGGTGGTACAGAATTCAGGACAGAACAAGGACTTAAGAACACACTTTGGCAGGATTCTGGGCTGGGTTTATGCAGATCTCACAGCTAAGGTAGAAATGgctgagaagaactaaagacaaGATGAGCcactgtatgattttttttttttttttttttaacaaaagtttaTTCTTAAATGTGTAGTAGGTTCCAAGACAACACTTATTCTAGCTATGGGTGGCAACAGATGTTATGGCAGGGAATCCAGATGTTTTAATCCAGATGTTCAAACAGGAATGCAGTTAAGGATCATCATTGCTTCAGGCACAAGGAGCAGCTTACTTTTTGCCAGATTTCTTAATTCCACCTGTGACCAGGGGGGCCTTTCCCCACGGCCTTCGCTTTTAGCTCCTCAAGTTTCTTTTGCTCTTCCTTCTCAGGCACAAGGAACAGCTTACTTTTTGCCAGATTTCTTAATTCCACCTGTGGCCAGGGGGCCTTTCCCTGCGGCCTTCGCTTTTAGCTCCTCAAGTTTCTTTTGCTCCTCCTTCTGTTTCTGCTTGAATGCCTTATCTTCCTCGTCCATCTCCTTGGCTTGCTTCTTGGGCTGCTTCAGGGGCTTCTTCTTGCCACCTTCGCGGCCCGACATGGCGCCTGCCGCCCCTTCCCCAGACCCTGCCACCGGatgccttttcttgttttttttgaggaaggcctgtatcgctatgaacttccctcttaagactgcttttgctgcatcccacagattctGTAtggttgttttcattgtcatttgtctcaaggtatttttaaatttccactttgatttcatcGTTGACCagttggttttttagtagcatgttgtttagtctccatcgTTGACCagttggttttttagtagcatgttgtttagtctccattttttttctcgtttctctttctgtgattgatttctagtttcatgctgttgtggttagaaaagagcttgaaataatttctctcctcttcaattggttgaggcttgttttgtacCCTAGTAAGTggtctttcctggagaatgttccatgtacacctgaaaagaatgtgtattctggttttgtTTGGATGTAGTGTaccaaaaatatcaattaagtcttactgttctattgtgtcatttaggatctctgttgccttattgattttctgtctggaagtaTTGTCCACTGATGtcaatggggtgttaaagtctcctccTATTATTGTagtcctgtcaatttctccctttatgtctgctagtatttgttttatgtgtttagatgctcctatattgggtacaTGTaggttaatgagtgtaatatcctcttcttgtattgatccttttatcattatgtagtgtcctctttatctttctttatggccttttgtctgatatgagtattgcaaccCCCACCTTCTCgtcatttccatttgtttgaaatatcttttttcatctcctcgctttcaatctatgtgtgtcctttgctctaaagtgggtctcttgtaggcagcatattgtaggctcttgttttattatccaatctgccactgtgtctttttttttttttttttttttgtggtatgcgggcctcgctctgtcgtggcctctcccgttgcggggcacaggctccggacgcgcaggctcagcggccatggctcacgggcccagccgctccgcggcatgtgggatcctcccagaccggggcgcgaacccggcccccctgcatcggcaggcggatgcgcaaccactgcgccaccagggaagccccactgtgtcttttgattggagcatttagttcattgacatttaaggtaattattgatagatatgtgtttattgccattttaaaccttctTGTATTTAAAccttgattttgtatttcttcttttattttttcttttccttttgtggtttgatggttttcttttgtattatgcttgtgttctcttccttttggtttttgtgaatctagtgtatgtttttgatttgtggttaccctgtttttcaagtatgttaagcCAGTACtgtatctacttgctttagattggtagtcatataggctcaaacacattctaaaaaaaacaaactacattttcctcctcccctcccccacattttatgattttgctgtcctcttttacatcttcatgtttatccttttgccgCTCATTGTAGTTAttgttttcacaaatatttttctaattaatttgtttagtttatttttggctgtgttgggtcttcattactgtgcacaggccttctctagttgcagtgaggaggggctactctttgttgcgctgcatgggcttctcactgcagtggcttctcttgttgtggagcatggtctctaggcacatgggcttcagtagttgtggcacaggggcttcaatatttgtggctcacgggctctagagcacaggctcagtagttgtggcacacaggcttagttgctccgtggcatgtggggtcttcccag
This region of Physeter macrocephalus isolate SW-GA chromosome 14, ASM283717v5, whole genome shotgun sequence genomic DNA includes:
- the LOC112065963 gene encoding translation machinery-associated protein 7; translated protein: MSGREGGKKKPLKQPKKQAKEMDEEDKAFKQKQKEEQKKLEELKAKAAGKGPLATGGIKKSGKK